Proteins from a genomic interval of Pseudomonadales bacterium:
- a CDS encoding malate dehydrogenase, translating to MKQPVRVTVTGAAGQIGYALLFRIASGAMLGEDQPVILHLLDITPALDALEGVKMELDDCAFPLLAGVVCTDDPMVGFKDADYALLVGARPRGPGMERKDLLEANAAIFSTQGKAIDAVASKAIKVLVVGNPANTNALITQRNAPSIPKENFTAMMRLDHNRAKSQLATKTGKAVTDVKNMVVWGNHSATQYPDLSNTTVAGEAALSLVAQDWYENDYIPTVAQRGAAIIKARGASSAASAANAAIDHVRSWALGTTDGDWVSMGIYSDGSYGIEEGLIYSFPCTCENGEWTIVQGLETSEFSKTRMAATEQELKEERDAVAHLLP from the coding sequence CGGCTACGCTTTATTATTCCGTATTGCTTCTGGCGCAATGCTTGGTGAAGATCAACCGGTTATCTTACACCTTTTAGATATTACGCCTGCTTTAGACGCATTAGAAGGCGTGAAAATGGAGCTTGATGACTGCGCATTTCCATTGCTTGCCGGTGTTGTATGCACTGATGATCCGATGGTTGGCTTTAAAGATGCTGACTATGCCCTACTTGTTGGCGCACGTCCTCGTGGCCCAGGCATGGAGCGTAAAGACTTACTCGAAGCCAACGCTGCGATTTTCTCTACCCAAGGTAAGGCCATCGATGCAGTCGCTTCAAAAGCAATTAAAGTATTGGTTGTTGGTAACCCAGCAAATACCAATGCCTTAATCACGCAACGCAATGCACCTAGCATTCCAAAAGAAAATTTCACCGCGATGATGCGCCTTGACCACAACCGCGCGAAGTCTCAGCTTGCCACAAAAACCGGCAAAGCGGTTACCGATGTGAAAAACATGGTGGTTTGGGGCAATCACTCTGCTACGCAATACCCAGATTTATCTAACACCACGGTTGCAGGTGAAGCGGCGCTTTCTTTAGTCGCGCAAGATTGGTACGAAAACGACTATATTCCAACCGTTGCTCAACGTGGTGCTGCCATCATTAAAGCTCGTGGCGCATCGTCTGCGGCATCTGCCGCGAATGCAGCAATCGACCATGTTCGTTCGTGGGCGCTTGGCACCACTGATGGCGACTGGGTATCGATGGGTATCTACTCTGACGGTTCTTACGGCATTGAAGAAGGCTTGATTTACTCATTCCCTTGCACCTGTGAAAACGGCGAGTGGACTATTGTACAAGGTCTAGAAACCAGCGAGTTTTCTAAAACGCGCATGGCTGCTACCGAGCAAGAACTGAAAGAAGAGCGTGACGCTGTAGCTCACTTGCTACCTTAA